One genomic segment of Streptomyces niveus includes these proteins:
- a CDS encoding NovA family novobiocin export ABC transporter — MKSELSTWKPSSGPLDPSLPEPPAQLRRIFRLFRPYRGRLAVVGLLVGASSLVAVASPFMLREILDTAIPQGRTGLLSLLALGMILTAVLSSVFGVVQTLISTTVGQRVMHDLRTAVYAQLQRMPLAFFTRTRTGEVQSRIANDIGGMQATVTSTATSLVSNLTAVIATVVAMLALDWRLTVVSLLLLPVFVWISRRVGRERKKITLQRQKQMATMAATVTESLSVSGILLGRTMGRADSLTRSFAEESERLVDLEVRSNMAGRWRMSVIGIVMAAMPAVIYWAAGFVLQSGGTVVSIGTLVAFVSLQQGLFRPAVSLLATGVQMQTSLALFQRIFEYLDLPVDITEPEKPAALDTVRGEVRFDGVDFSYDEKDGNTLHGIDVTVPAGGSLAVVGPTGSGKSTLSYLVPRLYDVTGGRVLLDGVDVRDLTFETLARAVGVVSQETYLFHASVADNLRFAKPDATDAEIETAARAAQIHDHIASLPDGYDTLVGERGYRFSGGEKQRLAIARTILRDPPVLVLDEATSALDTRTEHAVQQAIDALSEGRTTITIAHRLSTVRDADQIVVLDAGRIAERGTHQELIDRDGRYAALVRRDGALSAAPAPAPETDARVSA, encoded by the coding sequence ATGAAGTCCGAACTGTCGACCTGGAAGCCCTCGTCCGGGCCCCTGGATCCGTCGCTGCCCGAGCCGCCCGCGCAGCTGCGCCGTATCTTCCGCCTCTTCCGTCCCTACCGGGGCAGGCTCGCCGTCGTCGGCCTGCTCGTCGGCGCCTCGTCCCTCGTGGCCGTCGCCTCGCCCTTCATGCTGCGCGAGATCCTCGACACCGCGATCCCGCAGGGCCGCACCGGGCTGCTCAGCCTGCTCGCCCTCGGCATGATCCTCACCGCCGTCCTCAGCAGCGTCTTCGGTGTCGTCCAGACCCTCATCTCCACGACGGTCGGCCAGCGCGTGATGCACGACCTGCGGACGGCCGTCTACGCGCAGTTGCAGCGCATGCCGCTGGCCTTCTTCACCCGCACCCGCACCGGTGAGGTCCAGTCCCGGATCGCCAACGACATCGGCGGTATGCAGGCGACGGTCACCTCCACCGCCACATCCCTGGTCTCCAACCTCACCGCCGTCATCGCCACCGTCGTCGCGATGCTCGCGCTGGACTGGCGGCTGACCGTCGTCTCGCTGCTCCTACTGCCGGTGTTCGTATGGATCAGCCGCCGCGTCGGCCGTGAGCGCAAGAAGATCACCCTGCAACGGCAGAAACAGATGGCCACCATGGCCGCCACGGTCACGGAGTCGCTGTCGGTGAGCGGCATCCTCCTCGGCCGCACGATGGGACGCGCCGACTCGCTCACCAGGTCCTTCGCCGAGGAGTCCGAGCGGCTGGTCGATCTGGAAGTGCGGTCGAACATGGCGGGGCGGTGGCGGATGTCCGTCATCGGCATCGTCATGGCCGCCATGCCCGCCGTCATCTACTGGGCGGCGGGTTTCGTCCTCCAGTCGGGCGGCACGGTCGTCTCCATCGGCACGCTCGTCGCCTTCGTCTCCCTCCAGCAGGGGCTGTTCCGCCCCGCCGTGAGCCTGCTCGCCACCGGCGTGCAGATGCAGACGTCGCTCGCGCTCTTCCAGCGCATCTTCGAATACCTCGACCTGCCTGTCGACATCACCGAGCCCGAGAAGCCGGCCGCGCTCGACACGGTCCGGGGCGAAGTCCGCTTCGACGGCGTCGACTTCAGCTACGACGAGAAGGACGGGAACACCCTCCACGGCATCGACGTGACCGTCCCGGCGGGCGGCAGCCTCGCCGTCGTCGGCCCCACGGGATCGGGCAAATCGACCCTCAGCTATCTCGTGCCGCGTCTGTACGACGTGACGGGAGGCCGGGTCCTGCTCGACGGGGTGGACGTACGCGACCTGACCTTCGAGACCCTCGCCCGCGCGGTCGGCGTCGTGTCGCAGGAGACGTATCTCTTCCACGCCTCGGTCGCCGACAACCTCCGCTTCGCGAAGCCGGACGCGACGGACGCCGAGATCGAGACGGCCGCCAGGGCCGCGCAGATCCACGACCACATCGCCTCCCTGCCCGACGGGTACGACACGCTGGTCGGCGAGCGCGGATACCGGTTCTCCGGCGGCGAGAAGCAGCGCCTCGCGATCGCCCGCACCATCCTGCGCGACCCACCCGTCCTCGTACTGGACGAGGCGACCAGCGCGCTCGACACCCGTACCGAACACGCGGTCCAGCAGGCCATCGACGCCCTCTCCGAGGGCCGCACGACCATCACCATCGCGCACCGCCTCTCGACGGTGCGGGACGCCGACCAGATCGTCGTCCTGGACGCGGGGCGAATCGCCGAGCGCGGGACGCACCAGGAGCTGATCGACCGCGACGGGCGGTACGCGGCGCTCGTCCGCAGGGACGGTGCGCTGTCGGCGGCGCCGGCGCCGGCTCCGGAGACGGACGCACGCGTGAGCGCCTGA
- the mltG gene encoding endolytic transglycosylase MltG, producing MKNEPPRRTPEHRPRLTRRGRLVLIVSAAVAVATAVLVPLLLVLSGEPPAEKKRTVSLLVPEGRRATQVYASVDKVLDVSPGTTAKAATAARLELPDDARRNPEGYLFPATYPVEAGATPAGLLGYMVDTARERFAADRVTAGARRNGVSVYQTVTIASILQAEADTPADMGRVSRVVHNRLAKDMPLQMDSTLNYALNRSTLDTTHSETKTASPYNTYEFKGLPPTPIGNPGEEAMNAAINPAKGDWLYFVTVAPGDTRFTADYAEHQRNVEEFNANRSAATG from the coding sequence ATGAAGAACGAGCCCCCGCGCCGGACACCCGAGCACAGACCCCGGCTGACCCGCCGGGGGCGACTGGTCCTGATCGTGAGCGCGGCGGTGGCCGTCGCGACGGCCGTGCTCGTGCCTCTGCTGCTGGTGCTGAGCGGAGAGCCACCCGCCGAGAAGAAGAGGACCGTGTCGCTGCTCGTTCCCGAGGGGCGGCGGGCCACCCAGGTGTACGCCTCCGTCGACAAGGTCCTCGACGTCTCACCCGGCACCACCGCGAAGGCCGCGACCGCGGCCCGGCTCGAACTCCCCGACGACGCCCGGCGTAACCCCGAGGGCTATCTCTTCCCGGCCACCTATCCGGTCGAGGCCGGCGCGACCCCGGCCGGCCTGCTCGGCTACATGGTCGACACGGCGCGCGAGCGCTTCGCCGCCGACCGCGTCACCGCCGGCGCCCGGCGCAACGGCGTGAGCGTCTATCAGACCGTGACGATCGCGAGCATCCTGCAGGCCGAGGCCGACACCCCCGCCGACATGGGCCGGGTGTCGCGCGTCGTGCACAACCGGCTGGCCAAGGACATGCCGCTCCAGATGGACTCGACCCTCAACTACGCGCTGAACCGCAGCACGCTGGACACCACGCACTCCGAGACGAAGACCGCGAGCCCGTACAACACCTACGAGTTCAAGGGCCTGCCGCCCACGCCGATCGGCAATCCGGGGGAGGAGGCGATGAACGCGGCGATCAACCCGGCGAAGGGCGACTGGCTGTACTTCGTGACCGTGGCGCCGGGGGACACCCGCTTCACCGCCGACTACGCGGAACACCAGCGCAACGTCGAGGAGTTCAACGCCAACAGGAGCGCCGCGACCGGCTGA
- a CDS encoding NAD(P)-binding domain-containing protein has protein sequence MDVVVIGAGQAGLSSAYHLRRSGLVPDRDFVTLDHSPRPGGAWQFRWPSLTYGKVHGMHALPGMELTGADGSRPSSEVVGGYFTAYEERFGLRVRRPVDVSAVREGDGGRLRVETSDGLWSARALISATGTWDRPFWPRYPGQETFRGRQLHTAGYPGPGAFAGLRVVVVGGGASGTQHLMEIADVAAETTWVTRRPPVFREGPFGEEQGRAAVALVEERVRAGLPPRSVVSVTGLPVTEAVERARARGVLDRLPMFDRITPSGVVWDDGRRVEADVILWATGFRPVIDHLAPLRLREPGGGIRVEDTRAVRDERVHLVGYGPSASTIGANRAGRAAVREIRALLAREPVPVP, from the coding sequence GTGGACGTGGTGGTCATCGGCGCGGGACAGGCGGGCCTGTCGAGCGCCTACCATCTGCGGCGCTCCGGGCTGGTGCCCGACCGGGACTTCGTCACTCTCGACCACTCCCCGCGGCCGGGCGGCGCCTGGCAGTTCCGGTGGCCCTCTCTCACGTACGGGAAGGTCCACGGGATGCACGCGCTGCCGGGTATGGAGCTGACCGGCGCCGACGGTTCGCGGCCGTCGTCCGAGGTCGTCGGGGGCTACTTCACGGCGTACGAGGAGCGGTTCGGCCTGCGGGTGCGCCGGCCCGTGGATGTGTCGGCGGTCCGTGAGGGTGACGGCGGGCGGCTGCGTGTCGAGACGTCGGACGGTCTCTGGTCGGCGCGGGCGCTGATCAGTGCGACGGGCACCTGGGACCGGCCCTTCTGGCCGCGCTATCCGGGGCAGGAGACCTTTCGGGGCCGCCAACTGCACACGGCGGGCTATCCCGGGCCCGGCGCGTTCGCCGGGCTGCGGGTGGTCGTCGTCGGTGGCGGGGCTTCCGGGACACAGCATCTGATGGAGATCGCGGACGTGGCCGCGGAGACGACCTGGGTCACGCGCAGGCCGCCGGTCTTCCGGGAGGGTCCGTTCGGCGAGGAGCAGGGGCGGGCGGCCGTCGCGCTGGTGGAGGAGCGGGTACGGGCGGGACTGCCGCCGCGCAGTGTGGTGTCGGTGACCGGGCTGCCGGTGACCGAGGCGGTCGAACGGGCTCGTGCGCGGGGGGTGCTGGACCGGCTGCCGATGTTCGACCGGATCACCCCGTCCGGGGTGGTCTGGGACGACGGGCGGCGCGTCGAGGCCGATGTGATCCTGTGGGCCACCGGTTTCCGACCGGTGATCGACCATCTGGCGCCGCTGCGGCTGCGTGAGCCGGGTGGCGGGATCCGGGTCGAGGACACGCGTGCGGTACGGGACGAGCGCGTCCATCTGGTCGGGTACGGGCCTTCGGCCTCGACGATCGGCGCCAACCGGGCCGGGCGGGCGGCCGTACGCGAGATCCGGGCGCTGCTGGCGCGCGAACCGGTGCCCGTCCCATGA
- a CDS encoding YjbQ family protein: MPDAFTTRIVTIPTGTDEAVTDLTHLCEQFLRETAPGRDGLLHVFVPHATAGVAVIETGAGSDDDLLAALHTLLPADDRWQHRHGSPGHGRDHVLPALVPPHATLPVIAGRLELGTWQSVCLVDTNVDNPERTVRLSFLG, encoded by the coding sequence ATGCCCGACGCCTTCACCACCAGGATCGTGACCATCCCCACCGGCACCGACGAGGCGGTGACCGACCTGACCCATCTGTGCGAACAGTTCCTCCGCGAGACCGCGCCCGGCCGCGACGGCCTCCTCCATGTCTTCGTCCCGCACGCCACCGCCGGGGTGGCCGTCATCGAGACGGGCGCCGGCAGCGACGACGACCTGCTCGCCGCGCTGCACACCCTTCTCCCGGCCGACGACCGCTGGCAGCACCGCCACGGCTCCCCGGGCCACGGCCGCGACCACGTCCTGCCCGCCCTGGTCCCACCCCACGCGACCCTCCCGGTGATCGCCGGCCGCCTGGAACTGGGCACCTGGCAGTCCGTCTGCCTGGTCGACACGAACGTCGACAATCCGGAGCGGACGGTCCGGCTCAGCTTCCTCGGCTGA
- a CDS encoding GlxA family transcriptional regulator translates to MPAHRPRRAAVLVLEGAKPLDVGIPAQVFTTRESMPYEVRVCGAAPGLVAGGDGLSYHVAHGLDALAWADIVFIPGYRFPDRDDPAPDVVDALIAAHGSGARLAAISTGAFALAATGLLDGRRATTHWHYTRALAARHPLVRVDENVLFVDEGSVLTSAGAASGIDLCLHILRSELGVAASNHAARRLVAAPYRSGGQAQYVPRRVPEPLGERFAATREWALHRLGEPLTLKALARHAAVSPRTFSRRFVEDTGYTPMQWVMRARVDMARELLERSERSIEQIATDVGLGTGANLRTHFQGTLGTTPSAYRRTFAQGE, encoded by the coding sequence GTGCCAGCCCACCGCCCGCGCCGCGCCGCCGTCCTCGTGCTCGAAGGCGCGAAACCGCTCGACGTGGGCATCCCCGCCCAGGTGTTCACGACCCGCGAGAGCATGCCGTACGAGGTACGGGTGTGCGGGGCGGCGCCCGGTCTGGTGGCCGGTGGTGACGGTCTGTCGTACCACGTCGCCCACGGACTCGACGCACTCGCGTGGGCCGACATCGTCTTCATCCCCGGCTACAGGTTCCCGGACCGCGACGACCCGGCCCCCGATGTTGTCGACGCGCTGATCGCCGCCCACGGCTCAGGCGCCCGGCTCGCCGCCATCTCGACCGGTGCCTTCGCGCTCGCCGCCACGGGCCTGCTCGACGGCAGGCGCGCCACGACGCACTGGCACTACACGCGAGCGCTCGCGGCCAGGCATCCGCTCGTCCGGGTCGACGAGAACGTGCTGTTCGTCGACGAGGGCAGCGTGCTGACATCGGCCGGCGCCGCCTCCGGCATCGACCTGTGCCTGCACATCCTGCGCTCCGAACTCGGGGTGGCCGCCTCCAACCACGCGGCCCGCCGCCTGGTCGCGGCCCCCTACCGCAGCGGCGGCCAGGCGCAGTACGTGCCGCGCCGGGTGCCCGAACCCCTCGGCGAGCGGTTCGCCGCCACCCGCGAGTGGGCGCTGCACCGGCTCGGTGAGCCCCTCACCCTCAAGGCGCTCGCCAGGCACGCGGCGGTGTCGCCGCGCACGTTCTCGCGGCGCTTCGTCGAGGACACCGGGTACACACCGATGCAGTGGGTCATGCGCGCCCGCGTCGACATGGCCCGGGAACTGCTGGAGCGTTCGGAGCGGAGCATCGAGCAGATCGCCACGGACGTCGGTCTCGGCACCGGGGCGAACCTGCGGACCCACTTCCAGGGCACCCTCGGCACCACACCCAGCGCGTACCGGCGGACCTTCGCCCAGGGCGAGTAG
- the gap gene encoding type I glyceraldehyde-3-phosphate dehydrogenase, which translates to MTRIAINGFGRIGRNALRVLLERDSDLEIVAVNDLTEPAALARLLAFDTTAGRLGRPVTADNDTLVVDGRRIAVLAERDPVRLPWAELGVDIVLESTGRFTSADAARAHLEAGARKVLVSAPSAGADATVAYGVNTEAYDPATHTIVSNASCTTNALAPLAAVLDDLAGIEHGFMTTVHAYTQEQNLQDAPHRDARRARAAAVNIVPTTTGAAKAIGLVLPNLDGKLSGDSIRVPVPVGSIVELNTTVARDVSRDDVLAAYRTAAEGPLAGILEYSDDALVSSDITGNPASAIFDSALTRVDGRHIKVVAWYDNEWGFSNRLIDTLELLAR; encoded by the coding sequence ATGACTCGCATCGCCATCAACGGATTCGGCCGCATCGGACGCAACGCGCTGCGCGTACTGCTCGAACGCGACAGTGACCTCGAAATCGTCGCGGTCAACGACCTCACCGAGCCGGCCGCCCTCGCTCGGCTGCTCGCCTTCGACACGACGGCCGGCCGGCTCGGCCGCCCGGTCACCGCCGACAACGACACCCTCGTCGTGGACGGGCGCCGCATCGCCGTGCTCGCGGAACGCGACCCGGTGCGGCTCCCGTGGGCCGAACTCGGCGTCGACATCGTGCTGGAGTCGACCGGCCGCTTCACCTCGGCCGACGCCGCCCGCGCCCACCTCGAAGCGGGCGCGAGGAAGGTGCTCGTCAGCGCGCCGTCCGCCGGAGCCGATGCCACGGTCGCGTACGGGGTCAACACCGAGGCGTACGACCCGGCCACGCACACCATCGTCTCGAACGCCTCGTGCACGACCAACGCGCTCGCGCCACTGGCCGCGGTGCTCGACGACCTGGCCGGTATCGAGCACGGCTTCATGACGACGGTCCACGCCTACACCCAGGAACAGAACCTCCAGGACGCCCCGCACCGCGACGCCCGCCGCGCCCGCGCCGCCGCGGTCAATATCGTGCCGACCACGACCGGCGCCGCGAAGGCGATCGGCCTCGTGCTGCCGAACCTCGACGGCAAGCTGTCGGGCGACTCGATCCGCGTACCGGTGCCGGTGGGCTCGATCGTCGAACTCAACACGACCGTCGCCCGCGACGTGTCGCGCGACGACGTCCTGGCCGCCTACCGCACCGCGGCGGAAGGACCGCTTGCCGGCATCCTCGAATACTCCGACGACGCACTCGTGTCGTCCGACATCACCGGCAACCCGGCCTCGGCGATCTTCGACTCGGCTCTCACCCGCGTCGACGGCCGCCACATCAAGGTGGTCGCCTGGTACGACAACGAGTGGGGCTTCTCGAACCGCCTGATCGACACGCTGGAACTCCTGGCGCGCTGA